One Gammaproteobacteria bacterium DNA segment encodes these proteins:
- a CDS encoding OmpH family outer membrane protein: MNRLVISLLALAVGALPALTHAADVKVGYVNIEKVLEAAPQADSAREAIEKEFAPRDRELVRFQKDLRDMAERLEKDGAIMSESDRTNLAQEIRAKKRDLKRMTDEFREDLNIRRNQELGKLQRRVLEAIQALAKQQDYDLIVRDVLYHSDKVDITAQVIDRLESR, translated from the coding sequence TTGAATAGATTGGTCATATCTCTGCTAGCCCTCGCCGTCGGCGCATTGCCGGCCCTGACCCATGCCGCGGACGTGAAGGTGGGCTACGTGAATATCGAAAAGGTCCTGGAGGCCGCGCCCCAGGCGGACAGCGCCCGCGAGGCCATCGAAAAGGAGTTCGCCCCGCGGGACCGGGAACTGGTGAGGTTCCAGAAGGATCTGCGGGACATGGCCGAGCGTCTGGAGAAGGACGGGGCGATCATGAGCGAGAGTGATCGCACCAATCTGGCCCAGGAGATCCGCGCCAAGAAGCGCGACCTCAAGCGTATGACGGACGAATTCCGTGAGGACCTCAACATCCGTCGCAACCAGGAGCTCGGCAAGCTCCAGCGCCGGGTGTTGGAGGCCATACAGGCCCTGGCGAAGCAGCAGGATTACGACCTGATCGTTCGGGATGTGCTCTACCACAGCGACAAGGTCGATATCACCGCCCAGGTCATCGATCGCCTGGAGAGCCGCTGA
- the bamA gene encoding outer membrane protein assembly factor BamA — translation MNQLRRYFYAVVFTCCAVAAPVQAFEPFMVDDIRIEGLQRVTAGTVFNYLPVQMGSRLDERGATEAIRELFKTGFFKDVRLERDGDVLVVFVRERPSIANIEISGNSAIETDQILEQLKSIGFAEGRVFEQAQLESVQRELQNVYFSLGKYSATIEPTVTPLERNRVGVSLDIEEGDVARIKQINIVGNKAYDEDELLDLFQLSTGGLLSFIYGDDQYSKQKLAGDLETLRSHYLDSGFINFNVESTQVTLTPDREQVYITINITEGDRHVVDRVKLAGDLVLPEEELFKLLTIGSGDVFSRRKVTATSEAITTRLGEEGYAFANVNAVPEIDDEDKTVELTFFMDPGKRVYVRRINVKGNTRTRDEVLRREMRQLEGAWIDTSKVDLSKQRLDRLGYFQEVNVETPPVPGTTDQVDVDFTVAENPSGNLIAGAGFSQSQGIIFSTSISQDNFLGSGKRIGLAFNNSDVNTVYSFSYDDPYWTIDGVSLGFSLFSRETDAEEANVSDFTTDRLGGALRFGLPISEFERIFLGVGIENTAINLGSFPSTQIVDFLDREGDEFTSWTLTAAWSHDSRNRAIFPDRGVFQRFSGEVAMPGGDLNYYKVTYRHDWYIPLSERFTLLLKGDVGYGDAYGDTGELPFFENFFAGGVRSVRGFEDNTLGPRDSQDDPLGGDVKLVGNAELLLPVPFAADSKSLRMSAFADAGNVFGPGDDVDTNNFRFSVGVGVTWLSPLGALTFSIAQPLNDEDGDEVQNFQFTFGNTF, via the coding sequence ATGAATCAGTTGCGACGCTACTTTTACGCCGTTGTTTTCACCTGTTGCGCCGTGGCGGCGCCCGTTCAGGCGTTCGAGCCTTTCATGGTGGATGACATCCGCATCGAGGGGCTGCAGCGGGTCACGGCGGGCACGGTGTTCAACTACCTGCCGGTGCAGATGGGCAGCCGGCTGGACGAGCGGGGTGCCACCGAGGCCATCCGCGAGTTGTTCAAGACGGGATTCTTCAAGGACGTGCGCCTCGAGCGGGACGGCGACGTGCTGGTGGTGTTCGTCAGGGAACGCCCGTCCATCGCCAACATCGAGATAAGCGGCAACTCCGCCATCGAGACCGACCAGATCCTCGAGCAGTTGAAGTCCATCGGTTTCGCCGAGGGCCGGGTGTTCGAGCAGGCGCAGTTGGAATCCGTGCAGCGTGAGTTGCAGAACGTCTATTTCTCCCTGGGCAAGTACAGCGCCACCATAGAGCCCACGGTGACTCCCCTGGAGCGCAACCGGGTGGGCGTCAGCCTGGACATCGAGGAAGGTGATGTCGCCCGCATCAAGCAGATCAACATCGTCGGCAACAAGGCCTACGACGAGGACGAGTTGCTGGACCTGTTCCAGCTCTCCACCGGTGGCCTGCTGTCCTTCATCTACGGTGACGACCAGTATTCCAAGCAGAAGCTGGCGGGCGATCTGGAGACCCTGCGCTCCCATTACCTGGACAGTGGTTTCATCAACTTCAACGTCGAGTCCACCCAGGTCACCCTGACGCCGGACCGCGAGCAGGTCTATATCACCATCAACATCACGGAAGGCGACAGGCATGTGGTGGACCGGGTCAAGCTGGCGGGTGATCTGGTGCTGCCCGAGGAGGAACTCTTCAAGCTCCTCACCATCGGTTCCGGCGACGTGTTCTCCCGCCGCAAGGTCACGGCCACCAGCGAGGCCATCACCACCCGCCTCGGGGAAGAAGGCTACGCCTTCGCCAACGTGAACGCGGTGCCGGAGATCGATGACGAAGACAAGACCGTCGAGCTGACCTTTTTCATGGACCCGGGCAAGCGGGTCTATGTCCGGCGCATCAACGTCAAGGGCAACACCCGCACGCGGGACGAGGTGTTGCGCCGCGAGATGCGCCAGCTCGAGGGCGCCTGGATCGACACCTCCAAGGTGGACCTCTCCAAGCAGCGGCTGGACCGGCTGGGTTATTTCCAGGAGGTCAATGTGGAAACCCCGCCCGTGCCCGGCACCACGGACCAGGTGGATGTGGATTTCACCGTGGCGGAGAACCCCTCCGGCAACCTCATCGCCGGCGCGGGCTTCTCCCAGTCCCAGGGCATCATCTTCAGCACCAGCATATCCCAGGACAACTTCCTGGGTTCCGGCAAGCGCATCGGGCTGGCCTTCAACAACAGTGACGTCAACACGGTCTATTCCTTCTCCTACGACGACCCCTACTGGACCATCGATGGCGTGAGCCTCGGCTTCAGCCTTTTCAGTCGGGAGACCGATGCCGAGGAGGCCAACGTCTCCGATTTCACCACGGACCGTCTGGGGGGCGCCCTGCGCTTCGGTCTGCCCATCAGCGAATTCGAGCGCATCTTCCTCGGCGTCGGTATCGAGAATACCGCCATCAATCTGGGATCCTTCCCATCCACCCAGATCGTCGATTTCCTCGATCGCGAGGGGGACGAGTTCACCTCCTGGACCCTGACGGCGGCCTGGAGCCACGACTCACGCAACCGCGCCATATTCCCGGACCGCGGCGTGTTTCAACGTTTTTCCGGGGAGGTGGCCATGCCCGGCGGCGACCTGAATTATTACAAGGTCACCTATCGCCATGACTGGTATATCCCCCTGTCGGAGCGCTTCACCCTGCTCCTTAAGGGTGATGTGGGCTACGGCGACGCCTACGGGGACACCGGCGAACTGCCCTTTTTCGAAAACTTCTTCGCCGGTGGTGTACGATCCGTGCGCGGTTTCGAGGACAATACCCTGGGTCCCCGGGACAGCCAGGACGACCCCCTGGGCGGCGACGTGAAGCTGGTGGGCAATGCCGAGTTGCTGTTGCCGGTGCCCTTCGCGGCGGACAGCAAGTCCCTGAGAATGTCCGCCTTCGCCGATGCGGGCAACGTTTTCGGGCCGGGAGATGACGTGGATACCAATAATTTCAGGTTTTCCGTGGGTGTCGGGGTGACCTGGCTATCCCCCCTGGGGGCCCTGACTTTCAGCATCGCTCAGCCCCTCAACGACGAAGACGGTGATGAGGTCCAGAACTTCCAGTTCACCTTCGGCAATACCTTCTAG